GTTTATTACAAGTTTTGCCAACCTCAAATCTTCTATATCAGATTTTATTCTATCTGTGAAGAAAATCAGACCAGATTCATGTGGCAACATTTCATTCCCACTTCGAATCTGGATATATACATACAATGAAAATAAAATCAAATAAATCAAAAATACTATTATTCCCACAATAAAATTATTGATAAGAGAAATGTCTCTGATAAAATGCAAAGGATTTAAGATAATATTTTTGTATATATTTTCTTTTCTGCTCACAGAAATATCACATCCTTTTGTTTGAAGTTTTTCTAATCTTCTAAATTGCTTCAAGAAATAGCCCTTTTCTCTCAACCAAAAAATTGCCCGCTGTCACATCAGAAATATTTTTGATGAGGCTTTCCACATCCTCTACTTTTACTAAAACAACGATATCTACCACCTGCGAATACTCTATTCCCAGTATCTTAGCATTAGCCTTCTCTATTAGCCACTTGACCTTCTCAAAATTCGGATAGTCTAAAGTGACAATTATCTTCTCACATTCATGATACTCTAAAATTCCCGCTTTTTCAATAGAAGCTGCAGCAGCTTGTGTATATGCTCTTACCAAACCAGCTGCACCAAGAAGTATGCCACCAAAATAGCGTGTCACAACAATAAGTACATTAGAAAGTCCATTTTTTCTTATAACCTCCATCACAGGTAGACCTGCTGTGCCTTGTGGTTCTCCATCGTCTGAATATTTCTGGATTGGATATTCAATACCATATGTATAGGCATAAACATTATGAGTTGCATCATAAAATTCCTTTCGGACTTCGTTCAAGAAATAATCCACCTCATGCTGATTTTCTACTCTAAATGCAGAGGCAATAAACTTTGACCTTTTTTCCACAATCTCTGTTCGTGTATTTTGTTTTATAGTCTTGTAGCCCATCTTTGTATCATTTCTCCTTTTTGTAAGAGTGTTATAAATATGGTATATTTATGGTAATTGTAATTTCTTAGTAAAAACCAAAACATTGAAGCAAAAGGGCTGTCACTTTTTATAAAAAGGACAGCCCTTACCCTGAATTTCTCTGAATTATATTATAAACATCAATTTAAATATTCACAAGCTGCTTATATTGTTCGTACGCATAGGATGCCAAAGCCTTGTCTTGGCTATAAGTAATCTTCTGGATAGCCTCTTCAATATCAAAATACCCAGCGTCAAACACGTTTTCATCTTTATTCTCTTTCAAGAACTCTGGGGATTTTGCCTCCATGATATACCATACGATCTTGTTGCATACAGGCTTTTGACGTGTTACTGAATAGAACTCGTAACTTGTCTGACCTGCCGTTGAAAGAATTGACGCATCAATTCCAACCTCTTCTTTTACTCGTCTCACTGCCACCTCTGGTGCAATCTCACCATTTCTAATAACGCCTTTTGGAAAAACCCACTCACCTTTCTCGTTCTTCATAATAAAAATCTTCCCTTGGTAGAATACAACCCCACCTGCACAATTACGGATTAGCAAAGCGGACAACCCCTTTCTTTTATTTTAATAAAAATTTCCCCCTACTTTAATAATACCCTCTTTATTCACCATATTCAACAAATTTCATCATATGATTTAATCTTCTCAACAATCATATCAAGCAAAGTATCAATACCTCTACCATCCTGAGCAGAGATAAAGACATGTGGAAGATTGTCAAACACATCAACACTCGAAAGGTCTACTTTATCTATCTTGTTGTAAACCCTTATTAGAGGGATATTTTCTGCTCCAAGGTGTTTTAGCAAATCCTCAGATACCTTTATGTGGTCATAATAATATGGGTCAGATATATCTACAACGTTCAGTATAAGGTTTGAATACTTGACCTCTTCCAATGTTGAGGAAAATGCTTCAACAAGATGATGCGGCAAGTTTCTTATAAACCCAACAGTATCAGTGAGCAAAAATTCTTTACCTTTGTAGTACACTCTTCTTGTAGTAGTATCAAGTGTCGCAA
This Caldicellulosiruptor changbaiensis DNA region includes the following protein-coding sequences:
- a CDS encoding NUDIX hydrolase encodes the protein MLIRNCAGGVVFYQGKIFIMKNEKGEWVFPKGVIRNGEIAPEVAVRRVKEEVGIDASILSTAGQTSYEFYSVTRQKPVCNKIVWYIMEAKSPEFLKENKDENVFDAGYFDIEEAIQKITYSQDKALASYAYEQYKQLVNI
- a CDS encoding YigZ family protein encodes the protein MGYKTIKQNTRTEIVEKRSKFIASAFRVENQHEVDYFLNEVRKEFYDATHNVYAYTYGIEYPIQKYSDDGEPQGTAGLPVMEVIRKNGLSNVLIVVTRYFGGILLGAAGLVRAYTQAAAASIEKAGILEYHECEKIIVTLDYPNFEKVKWLIEKANAKILGIEYSQVVDIVVLVKVEDVESLIKNISDVTAGNFLVERKGLFLEAI